gcacaaaatgatcaattgctgcatttccagactggttcccccacagctgcccctgcagagggggtttccagccagccctgctatgaaaaccatcaaaggccctcacagagacactgcttgggctccctttgggttttgtacttcttgcagggctgagcaaaccacaggcaggcctttttccccccacagaattctcacctctgcagcagctctaaagttgccagaatcaaagccaagggggccggggggaccctcaggtgctggctgccacctggggctgggcagagcagggctgggcaatggccatccctgtgcagtggggctgggccatggctgggccccagccttgcattgacaggggtccccaggatgtgccacccctgggacaggcatcCGGCCAGGaacgtgcagggacatttctggaactgacaCCCCTGGGGCAGGACCCCCCAAATGCCAGGATGTGTTAGTCCCTAAGACAGGATCCTCCTAGGACAAGACCCTCCTGCATGTGCCCCTCCGGAACAGAACCccctccctttcccatctgactctcaacACAAACGGCTGCTGCCCTCCTTTCCAAGGAAAAGAAAGTGAAACTGTTGAgagggcacagcccaacacctccatcaCTCACAGCCTCCGCACCCTTCCTGGCACGCCCTAAACCCAATTTTTCCCCTCCCCTATCTCCCCCCAACCcactccctgctcaggtgctccctgggattgctgagccaggaactgggtatgagggcccctgccacaaaagtgaggaaaataaggaaataagagaaataaagagaggaaaaattcaagggcgggggagggcacagaggcagAGCTATCCAGGACTCCCCATGTGATGGCTGCACAGGAAAGGAGCACCCCAGGTTGGCTTTGCTAGgctgtgggtcaccccaaaatctgaggcacccagggcaggagctgtgacccctgtgtccACCCAGCCACTTCCCAGCCCTgaaacccccattcccctgggaactcaACCATGCGACCCCATTATCCtggtttctctcctccctgggtaCCCCCATCCCAtaactgccattgcccagcaccaccattgacttgatcccatcccatgggctgcttcttcccccacaACCCCTATGcccaagggtcccctttttcccccaggacccccaaccctggcacccacatgccatgaccccaaatccttgGGGACCAGGTTCAGGGGATCCCTGAATcgccccaggcatggagaccccaattcccctggaccaCCATTCTCCTGGACACTGATCTTGGTtctccacatcccctgagccccccactcctggcaacaccatcccgcaccatgtccccagactatgcagccttgtccccagcctgtgcccagcttgtggccaccctgcccccaccaagggccacctacacgtggggacagacgtgacctcgcttccttccccttcatccgaagagccgccagccaggggagcggtggccacagcagcgagtgacagccagtgcacatggctggggacaccgggatggccgggaaggtggcgctgctcctgtggggtgagtgccccgggcatgggcctgacacccctgggatggggagggggcacagggaggctgtggggtcccctgaggtccccaaggccagcagagccagtccatggtACTCACatggaccttggtgggactggggatgtagggtggctttggggacaggaagagggggcaggaatttggggatggggatgtggggccaggaatgtggggactggcacctttgggctcaggtagctctgAGCATAAGGACAAggaaactgggatgcagggacagaaggggacaagaacagtgaggatgtggccatggggatgggatcgtgagctggtgggggtgacccgGGACAGtatgggctgtgtccatggtgtccttgtgcccggggtgcccacagtgtccccatgttctgcctcagcccagggtgacCTCGGTGTAACTGTTCCCAAGGTGcctgtgccacatggatgtggtgcacgggtgactgtgacacagacatgtcctcgtgcctctccaaatcttttgagggcagacacactttcccacaagaactgctgtcgccacggggacagtttggggacagcccccacaccctgtactccaggtgctgctgtccctccagggccagccccacccagcccagaccctcgacttcactggtgagtcctcgggggatgccatgaccccacccggctgtccccagccccacactggccctggcaggctggtgtcccctgtcacccacaggtgcccagaccacccagctcctggtgaagtccccctggaggccagcagtgctgtgggacctggtgacactgacctgccagggctcggggtcCACCGTTGCCACCACTTGGCACAAGGACAGGCAGCGCTGGTGGCAGGAAGGACGCAGCAACATCATTGTCACTGCAATTGGCACCTATAtgtgtgacagacctggcactgggtgcagctctgctgtgagggtCTTAAATGGtgaggggggtttgggtgtccccatgcTGGCACCCGtgggaccccaagggctctgggtgtgtTACGGTGCATGGGTCACAAGAGTGGGAGACGCCAGTGTTGGAACTGGGGACTCCTGGTGTGCTGTGTGTGACTCAATGGGGCAGTCCCAGTGCAATCAggtgtgacaggacccctctgtcccctaaactatctggtgctgcaggtgccagcgcagTCGCTGCTGaaaggggacacggtgacactgcactgccgggGCAGGCGGAACcacacggtcaccttggtgtcCTTCTACCACAAGGGGAAGGAACTGCAGGGGATCTGCAAtgggacagagctgtccctgtctcctctgcagctgaacGACAGCAGCAGCTACAGCTGCCGTGGCCAGGTGGGATCCTGGGGGTGGAACGAGTCAgcgccagtgacagtgacagtgcacagtgagcaccccacagcccccaccctgacatccccacagcccctccccagagaTTCAGGCCcacaaatccccctcccctctcctgcccagagctcttcccgGTGCCggagctggagggtccccccaggCCTCCTCAGCAGTCcgccctgactctcagctgcctcagcacccccagccccctgcagcccccagcccccatcctgcacatgttctaccgggacaggcaggtggtggggggcccgcagggctCCCCatagctgctgctgcctgctgtgggggtctcccactcgtggaattacagctgccaggtacACTCTGAGAGGAAGAGCAGGACCCGGCTCCACATCACAGTGCAAAGTAAGTGTGGGGATGGGCTCGAGGAGTGCCCAAACCCCCCCCAGGTCCTTTGGTTGGTtacctccatgtcccccagacacCTTCCTTGTGTCCCCTCACTTCTCCCCTGTGACCCCTCATATTTCCATAGTGTAACCCTATCCCCAACGTTCTGATTCACACCCATTCCCCAGTCCATATCCCTCCACActtgctgccagcccctccctgtggcctcagccctgtctgtgtccctgcagtgcctgtggaaAATGCCACCATCTCCCCTGGTCCCCGGGCAcagcaggtgtgtgcaggtgacaacatgaccctgcactgctcagtgcaggtgggctcaacccctgtcaccttcacctggctgcacaatgggcaggacgtggtccagggtcccctcctggagctcagggacatcgatgtgggacattcaggcacctaccagtgcgtggccaccaaccagctgggataGGATGGGCACCgtgtgttccaggcactcagtccagagctggtcctggaggtgacacctggctcaccctgggtcacaggtggggtcccaCACAGTCACCAGGGAGTGCCAGACCGCCTGTGTGTGGATGATCCTGATGtttcccctctgtttcttgcagtggccacagGGGTTGGCGGAGCCCtttttttcctgctcctgctcgtagctgtcattgtggcctggcaccggtggcaccgtgtgggtgggtgaaaATGAGGGGAAGAGGGTCCCAGGGAAATTTAGAGGCCCTCAGAATTGGGGAGCGATAGATAAACACCGACAGCCCTGGAATTGTAACTTTGGCTGGGGTACCTATAGTGTTTGGGAAGGTGCTGGAGGGCCCTACAGGGATTTGGAGGTTCTTTCAGGGGCCCCAGGAGCGTTTGGGGGATCTCTGTCCCTGCTTGGcttgaggctgagttggtcaggggcactggggatgttcatgaattctggAGGCCTTCCAAGATGCTTGGGGGTCCTGTGGGAAATTAAGGGCCCAGTGGAGGCTCAGGAATCCTGAGGGAGCTCAGGACCCTGagatcccacagtcacccctctcctctttcctctgcagccaccaggaagaaccaggaaaggttagtgggggctcaaaccacactctccccttttacccaaacccccatgacctcccattccctttcccacatcccctttattccctcaggacTTCCCTGGAtcccccggcccccccagaggagggggaggtgctgtacacccacgtcgtggtccccaagagagcagggggtgggtacgggggggacacacacagagggacacgtcacccacgagtgtcaccccacccagatcccacagcccgtgtctctcacAGCGTCCCCCCaagccaccaccctccaggatccccaggtgacctatgcAGAGCTGCGGagaccccaggggcgaccacaggaacccggtgacatctaggggaatgtgctgtgacactggggggaactgggggacactgagggtccccacccatgggcactcACTCTTGTGTGAGCTGCCCCTAACAACTGCCCAGGGGTAGAGCCACTGACCAATACttccacacttttctctctatttttgtggacaaagtcagaatccaagcattctttccatgaggttcctaaAGGCTGaagattttgttcaagaaggaggatcCCAGGAAGGTTGCTGGCATATTGTTGTGccatttgcagtagttttgtggttctctctgtcccttacaaagaggaacaaaggatcaattgctgcatttccaggctggttctcccacagctgcccctgccatgggggtttccagccagccctgctctgaaaaccatcaaaggccctcacagagacactgcttcaGCTCCCTTTGGGttgtgtgcttcttgcagagctgaccaaaccacaggcaggccttctccgaccccacagaattctcacctctgcagcagctctaaagctgccagaatcaaagccaaggggccaATGGGGACCCTCAGGTTCTGGTTGCCACCtgcagctggccagagcaaggctGGGCAATAGCCATCCTTGTGCTggggggctgggccatggcttggccccacccttggatggccactggcttcaaggagcaggagtttggggcctccttcctgctcagggttccattacccagctgctcttgctggctcagatccagcaggggatgagcaagaatggagaagtctggacccccccaaagctgccaagctccatgacaggaccctcttccccagcatgtgtCCTCCCTGGGACAGGATTCCCCCaagacaggagccccctggatgtgccccctaaggacagaacccttcccCCCCATGTGCGAAAGGTGTCAAAcggccttttccttcttctgcaggagacagaaactgaaagtgttggggggtaaaagctgAACTctcccatcccccacagcctccccagccctcccagcagacccctcacccctgcttcccccaccctgggctttccccaccctgggcttcccccagcctgctccagatgcccccaaggaccatcaaggcacaaactggggggttgtgaaattgaggggcaaaatgatggaaatggaataaagagagggaaaaatcactggaggcgggagggcacaaacccagagcagctcagaatctctctggggtgacaccctggacaccggcaccatgtgggggtggtgctggctctgggtcaccccaaaatctgaagcacccagggaaggagctgcaacccatgggctcacccagccactgcccatccctggcacccccactACCCCGGGAAcagaaacatgggacctccattccttatgtcccactctctctgcagcccccatcccaacactgacattccctaggatctccatggcccagcaccccattcccaaggaaccccttcccgttcattccatcccctgaaatcttcctaggacccaccattcccccatcccatgaactcaaatccttggagcccacattcccctgggactcccatccctgagtccccccaggtatggagacgctcattccaatggcacccccattgccggatatcccccctcctcaggaccccatttaccagtgaccccattcctgcctccccaaaaccaccgagttccccactcctgggaaccccatgacccATTTAGTCCCACCCAACCgtgccccagcctgtccccagactgtccccaccctgcccccaccaagggccacctacacatgaggtcaagacctgacctcgcttccttccccttcatccaaagagctgcCAGACAGGGGAGCGGTGGctacagcagcgagtgacagccagtgcacatggctggggacaccgggatggccgggaaggtggcgctgctcctgtggggtgagtgccatgggcacgggcctgacacccctgggttggggagggaagggggcacagggaggctgtggggtcccctgaggtccccattgCCAGtagagccagtccatgttacccacagtggacctgggtgtgactggggatgtagggtggctctggggacaggaagagggggcaggaatttgggggtggggatgtggggacaggaatgtggggactggcacctttgggctcaggcagctccggggATAAGGACAAGGGAaaagggatgcagggacaagaacggtgaggatgtggccatggggatggggtcactgggatgggatcatgagctggtgggggtgacctgggccagcatgggctgtgtccgtggtgtccttgtgcccggggtgttctcagtgtccccatgttctgcctcaacccggggtggcctcggcgtccctgttcccaaagtgtctgtgccacagggatgtggtacacgggtggctgtgacacagacatgtccccctgcctgtccagacttttggggaccacccacacactttcccacaagagcatctgtccccacggggacagtttggggacagccaccacaccctgtaccccGTGTGcttctgtccccatggtgccacccccactgagccctgtactttctcccttccagcccagaccctcagcctcgctggtgagtcctcaggggatgccatggccccaccctgctgtccccagccccacactggccttgggaggctggtgtcccctgtcacccgcaggtgcccagaccacccaactcctggtggagcccccctggaggccagcagtgctgtgggaccaggtgacactgacctgccagggctcggggactgctggtgccaccacctggtacaaggacgggcagtgttggtggcaggagggacaggaccgcctcactgtcaccaagagtggcacctacacatgtgacagaccaggcactgggcgcagccccccctTGACAGACGTAGATGGTGAGGGGAGACTtttaatgatcatgggggccccagagcgttaagggtgggctccattccgtggatggcctcacacccctcgtgtgacaagaaccagtgccctgcacacagggacatcccagtgcacccatgagcaccccagagcacccacatgtcgccggtgctatgggcacccacatcagaacagtctcatcagtgagatgtgaccttcctgtcccacagaccagctggtgctgcaggtgccagcgcggtCACTGCTGAagggggacaccttgacactgcgctgccggtgccggcaggacaaccatctcaccagggtgcgattttaccgggaggAGAATGATCTCAGCAGGTCCCTCAAGGGAAAcaagctgtccctttcacctctgcagctgcaccacagcggccgctaccAATGTGAGGGcgtggtggggtcctggcagtcacggtcagcaccagtgacagtgacagtgcatggtgagcacgcCCATGGCTGGAACTTTAATATTTTGACactcccaaagccacttcccagtgcactcagagtcacagtcctcacctctcctctccttccctgagctcttctcagtcccagtgctggagggtccccgcgagctcactgaggggtcctccctgactctcagctgcctcagctcccccagccccctgcggcccagagcccctctcctgcacgtgttctaccgggatgggcaggtggtggggggcccacaggagtccccgcagctgctggtgcccactgtgagggtctcccactcggggaaatATGGCTGTGAGGTGCGCTCCCAGGGGGGGtccgtgcagaagagcagcaaccggctccgcgtcacggtgtgcagtgagtgcaggaatgggcacggggagcccccacagatgcctcgggtCCCTTATACTGCCTGgcatctcccagccctccctgacgcctgctctggggcacccaaccttttccagatccctccctgccccccccatCCTTTCTCGGGTCTCTCCTCGGGACCCCCAGTCCATACGTGGgtaccctcatccttccctggtgcattttctgtgtcctgccatccctgccccggGCCTCTCCTGagctccccccattcctggcttgtgtttccctccatccttcgttgggtcccctccctcatccctgggtccctccacccctctctgaggtctctgcacattgcccaagtctcaccatcccctcccatggtccccgtacccttcctggtgttgcccacctccctctccaggtgttccctccctgacccccttatcatccctcggggttcctttctaagcccccctcccccaatctctgcacccctctccctcactggaattccactgcccctccttgacacctcccccgggtccctcactgtcccctggtgtcccactctcccgcaggggtcccgccctcgggggtgtccctgtcagtgcagccccctggggggcaggtgacactcagggacagcctggtgctgagctgtgcggtggccgcggggacaggtcccctgtccttctactGGCACCGGGAAggctcaggggcactgctgggcaccggcccccaccagGAGCTgtgccacgttggggacaatgacagcggccagtaccggt
The DNA window shown above is from Melospiza melodia melodia isolate bMelMel2 chromosome 25, bMelMel2.pri, whole genome shotgun sequence and carries:
- the LOC134429069 gene encoding LOW QUALITY PROTEIN: low affinity immunoglobulin gamma Fc region receptor II-like (The sequence of the model RefSeq protein was modified relative to this genomic sequence to represent the inferred CDS: deleted 2 bases in 1 codon), which gives rise to MAGKVALLLWAQTLSLAGAQTTQLLVEPPWRPAVLWDQVTLTCQGSGTAGATTWYKDGQCWWQEGQDRLTVTKSGTYTCDRPGTGRSPPLTDVDDQLVLQVPARSLLKGDTLTLRCRCRQDNHLTRVRFYREENDLSRSLKGNKLSLSPLQLHHSGRYQCEGVVGSWQSRSAPVTVTVHGVPPSGVSLSVQPPGGQVTLRDSLVLSCAVAAGTGPLSFYWHREGSGALLGTGPHQELCHVGDNDSGQYRCRVSDGNSVAESDPLNVTVLVPVAIATITPSPLAHQVHAGDAVTLRCSVQVGSAPVTFTWLHNGQEVARGPLLDLGDIDVGHSGTYQCVATNQLGQDGHRVFRALSTELALEVTPGSPWVTAVAVNVSRTLLFLLLLLAVIGGCHWWHRQALRKSQDRAPTGMPQPCPTSGSTSDQRGAVGSPRGTTGPPTTMTCCDMGGNGGIDSPQGSLLPLHSTPQGSSFTLPVLREQTTLLNP